The Rosa rugosa chromosome 1, drRosRugo1.1, whole genome shotgun sequence genomic sequence GTTTGATTCACTTGCATGCATGTGGCTCTTCAGTTTGGGATTTCAGTAATTTCAGTGTAATAGCTAGGTTTTTCATTTCTGCTTCTGAAGCCGTTCATGGTTATAACTATCTCGGGATTCTTGCAGGAGCAAATGGACGAGGCTTAACCACTGGATTGTTGTGCTCCTTGAGGGAGGTGGGCTTGAATGTCATAAATACTCTATAATCTGCAGACTCTACTGTGTATTACATTAGTTTCTTATGTGCATACCATATGCTCATGTTGACATGTTTCCTTCTAATTTGTTCTGTTATTGAGAGTAGTAATGATGATTCCTAGTATTTTTGTGCTCTTATAAGTGTCTGATCAGTTAGAATTGATACTGTTCTAAATGCCTGATCATTAGATCCCCTATTTGAAGGCATAAAATTGTGTCACTTCAAGGTTTTCACCTTACCCGTATTTGTGCCCCCATATATGCATATTGCTTTTCTCTTAAGTTTTTCATCAATCAGATGTGTTTTGCTTGTCGCATGACCATTTATATACATCCATGTCCACATGAAAAGCATGTTATGTAATGTGACTATCGGATAAAATATATAATCTAATTATCTTCCCTAGCAAATTTGACAAATCTATTGAAATGCAACCCAATCCTAAAGAGTACAGGTCACTGATGACTTAATTTAAGTAGAAAAGAGTTGATATTAGTGaccgttttttatttttatttatttatatttatatttattgttattattactATCATCTTTCTATCTATTGTGACCATATATTAGCAAGGGTTTGGTTTGTTCCTTATCTTGTTCAAAGATGAGAGTTTGTTTCTAGTCTTGTTCGGCAATAAAGAATACAAGCATATCTGCTAGAGTTTCTTggtaaaatacaaaattaaggCGACAGCCGGCGATGTTCCTAACGAGTAAGGATAACCTCATGGAATTCAATCTACTCTGCTATTGTCAAAATTGTCTTATTCTTAGATTATTTTCGCAGGAAACATGAAAAGCAGAATAGAATGTTGGTATAAATAAAGCCCTGATCCTCATCAACTTAAACATTTGGTTCCCTTACTTCTCTATCTCTATCTTAATCTCTCTCATTTCCATCCCAAAATACCTTATGTGCATATTATCCTCTTTCCTTTAGGGTTCTTATGCTTAAGCACCCTAGTCTCTGAATACACCGTTCTGAACCAAATGTAGTCTCTATTAATGGAGATGAAGTACTTTCTGTTACAGCAATTAAACTAATTTTGCAACCCATTTCTCGTTTATGAATTCCCACAAGGTCTTGTGTCTTAATGGGAATGGAGTTGCATTGTCTCATGCTCCTGCCAAATTTTGGGATGGTGGATTTCTTGGCATTTTGAACACCACCACCAGTGAATTCTTTTGGGACGAGGTTGAATTTGATTCCGACATCCTCAACTGGGATCCTATCCTCCATATTAGCTTCTGGGGTTATACAATTCAAATGGGGATGCGTTTTGGATCAAGAACCAAACGGGTCCTTGGATATTTAGTTGTAGCCAGAATCAATTTACTAATTCTATATTGTAATTCTTTTCTTAACACCCTTAAAACCCAAGGTGTTGTGGCACGATGGTTTACAGTTTCTCAACAGGATTCCGGCCAAGGAACAGCTATTATTACGGTGTCATGGAcgtagaagaaaaagaaacaaagaaacagcCTGGTTATCCTGAAGGAAGACTGAaagaagaggatggagaagatTTTCTTACTGAGAAGCTCAATTGTAGCTAGTGATCAATATACaaattaaacatataaaagaaaattgatGACGTAAAATAAACAATAAGCAAGGATCATTTTCTTAATAGTGCGGAAAAGAAAATGGGGTTACAAGATTTTTCAAATTTAGGGTTAAAGGTATCTAGGTCACCTTTCATGAACCGTCTACCAATATTAGCTTCATATACATTATTGATGTGTTTCCTCGCCAAGTCTCAAGACTTTCCAATAATTAATACACAAGATACTAATCTTCGGTTCCAAGCAATTAAATTTCCAACATCCAACCTGCAGGCCGAGTGGAGTTGAGTATAATTTTATCTTTCTAGAGTAATGGACCCTACAGGAAACAATATTCTAAATAGCAGTTTACAGACGATTTGGAAATATTCAATTAGTTGTGTGCAAGTAATTAATTGTGGGATTAGCCTTGGTTTCTAAGTCCTGCAGCAGAGAATTCAACGATATGTGCTAATTGAGGTTTTTCGAAAGTACATTATTTAGAAGGGCCACTAGCGTTATTCCTGAGGTACGGAAGAGAAGCGCGACAGTATATAAGCTCTCTCTGTGAAGGCAGGAATCCCTTTTGCACCTTCCTCCATTAAGTTTCGATCTATTTGGACAATCCTTAGATGAGATCAGCCTTGGTAATAAGTGTGTACGCAGTTTTGTGCTATTTCCTTCTCTCTAAAATTTGGCTGGCGAAACTGCTTGTAGTAATTAATTGTGTGTACGTAGGGAGAAGATTGTTTAGATTAACCACTTCCCAAAGGATCAAAAGAAAATCTCTCCATCCATGGAAGTACGATGTGTTTTTGAGTTTCACTGGGGAAACCCGTAAGGGTTTCACTCACTTCTTGTACAAAACCTTGCAAGGTCGAGGACTCAGTGTTTTCAGGGACCAAGAACTTGAAAGAGGCACAAACATTTCTTTGAAGCTCTTGACTGCAATAGAAGAATCGAGGTTTGCCATTGTTGTTCTCTCTCCAAAATATGCTTCTTCCACTTGGTGCTTGGACGAACTTTCAAAGATCTTTGAGTGCATGGAAGTCCGTGGCACCATTCTCCCGATTTTTTACAAGGTGAAGCCCTCGAATGTACGGAACCAAAGGGGAAGATTTGCAAAAGCCTTCAACAAGCATGAATATCATAACATGGCAAAAGTGCAAAGGTGGAGAAGTGTTTTAACAAAAGTGGGCTGCATCGCTGGATGGATATCAAAAGATTGGTATGCATTACAATTCTATCAAGTCGTAGCTAGCACTATATGtttttgagagaaaagagagtAAATTAGATGCATAACTTCTATTACTATGATACCTTATTTACCAAAACTTCATGGgtatttacatttttttttcatttgttacCAAATGGACTTGTGATAAATGATAAGTAGGTCTTTCTGGGTTAGTATTTTAGTCTAAGTCAGCCAATCAATGGCGTGGTTTTCACTTGGCCTGGGTAGTTGTCTGGGAAGTGGGAAcaccaacaaaaaaataaaaaataaaaaaaaggaaaaataaaaagatgtaCACAGTGACGCACTATCTTATATATGGTTAATATATTTTCTCTCACCTAAagattattttgttgttgtttttgtatttgtttttttttacagGTACGAGTCTGAGCTTATCGACGTAATTGTAGAATCAGTGTATAATGCTTCATAGGTCGATGATCTACCGAAGAGTGAGTTAAGTCATAATTGATGAAGAACCTGCTAGAGAAGAAGGACAAATGAATACAGCGAGTGAGAAGAGGTGCCGGGGGGGGGGAGGTGTGGTGAGATATTCTCATCAGGGAAGGTGGTGGCTGGAGTGTACTGTGCCTTGCCTTTTGGTTTGAGAATAAATTTGATTATTTGGAGGGTTACTTCTTCAAAAATAAAACTTACTACAAAAAAGACAAtgcaacaaaaattaaaaataaaatatcacCAAGAGTGGGGTCTCAAAATGAGCTTGAGACCCTATTTTTAGAGTTTGACAAAAGAATACGTTGCTACATAGTAATATTGAAATGTGTAAGCTACAATGTATTTATATGTTCCTCTTTGGATAACGAATTCGTGATCTTAACATGTGAATTGGACAACATGTACACGTTGCTTGATATTTGCGGATTACCATATCGAAGTTATGGAATTCATGACCTGTGGAGTCTGTCATTTGAAGTTCTAAACTCTTTTACCTTAGCTAGCTACCTATAGCTACATATATTCAAGTTAATTAAAACTGATTTGCCAGGGCGTACGTAGTAGTGACTGTAACGGAAGATGTATGATTTTTATAAGACTCACAGTCTTGTAACTTTAGGTAATGTTATTATATGAGAATTTAGTTGGTTTCTAGTGCAGTATTTTTAATTCGAAGAGAATTCAAAACAGCCATGCATTGATGTAATTCAAGTGTTCCGGAAGAAAGAGTTTGGTTTTTGATACGTGGAACTTGACTACTATTCGATTGTTAGCATGATTTGTATAATATGCCAGGCTTTGATAAAAGAATATATACGAAAGTTGGGCGTATATTCCTAGTTTTATCTGCCGCATATTACCAAAAGAGAATTTTGTTCTTCATCGTATGATCCATCTGGTCTTGAATTATAAACTTTATCCTCTTG encodes the following:
- the LOC133710407 gene encoding disease resistance protein RUN1-like, which encodes MRSALVISVYAVLCYFLLSKIWLAKLLVVINCVYVGRRLFRLTTSQRIKRKSLHPWKYDVFLSFTGETRKGFTHFLYKTLQGRGLSVFRDQELERGTNISLKLLTAIEESRFAIVVLSPKYASSTWCLDELSKIFECMEVRGTILPIFYKVKPSNVRNQRGRFAKAFNKHEYHNMAKVQRWRSVLTKVGCIAGWISKDWYESELIDVIVESVYNAS